The Amyelois transitella isolate CPQ chromosome 20, ilAmyTran1.1, whole genome shotgun sequence genome has a segment encoding these proteins:
- the LOC106131557 gene encoding UDP-glucosyltransferase 2-like, which translates to MSSLTVCLIAALFLTTLCDGYKIMVLMPIATGSAGILGDGIVNNLLQAGHEVTYVTGKLKKHPPPNLHQVDVSNANEDKNRDKLLHLEDLLEGKSKVGYETIMEMIESLNRAVFLSPQFVELMGDKTKNFDAVIGLWMFSDIYSGLGHLFNCPFIWLSTVEPHWMVMNLIDENTHPAYVPDMMSANIPPFTFTMRIKELFTQIFGMALKFFFLNGYQTKAYEELLVPHIIKRGRDVVPLDVLKYNASLVLGNSHVSLGLATRLPQAYKPIGGYHIDTVVKPLPDDLKNLLDNAKDGLIYFSMGSNLKSKYLPASIKKDLLDLFGSLKQTVLWKFEEVLPNLPSNVHIVHWAPQQSILAHPNCIFFISHGGLLSTTEAVHFGKPIIGIPVFGDQFNNVYRAVKKGFAKKVNLAYDMKDKLKAAIDDLLINKSYAEKAKELSLVYHDRPVHPAKEMVHWVEHVVKTRGAPHLRSPALDVPLYQKLYLDLIALVLSVLYVVKKIAVKLCYSKKDMNKTKRD; encoded by the exons ATGTCTAGTCTGACAGTGTGCTTGATAGCTGCCTTATTTCTCACTACTTTATGTGATGGATATAAGATAATGGTACTGATGCCAATAGCAACGGGCAGCGCGGGAATATTGGGAGATGGGATTGTGAACAATTTGCTACAGGCAGGCCATGAG GTAACCTACGTAACAGGCAAGTTAAAAAAGCATCCGCCGCCTAATTTGCACCAAGTCGATGTCTCAAATGCTAATGAAGATAAAAATAGAG ACAAATTGTTACACCTTGAAGACTTGTTGGAGGGCAAGTCGAAGGTTGGATATGAAACTATCATGGAGATGATAGAATCCCTGAACAGGGCGGTGTTCCTGAGTCCTCAGTTCGTTGAGCTGATGGGTGATAAGACGAAGAATTTCGACGCTGTTATAGGCTTGTGGATGTTTAGTGACATTTATTCTGG CTTGGGGCATTTGTTCAACTGTCCCTTCATCTGGTTGTCCACCGTAGAACCTCACTGGATGGTGATGAACCTCATCGATGAGAACACCCACCCCGCCTACGTCCCTGATATGATGTCGGCCAACATACCGCCTTTTACCTTCACCATGCGGATTAAGGAACTGTTCACGCAAATCTTCGGAATGGCATTGAAATTTTT CTTTCTCAATGGTTATCAAACCAAAGCTTACGAAGAGTTGCTTGTTCCTCACATTATCAAAAGAGGAAGAGACGTGGTCCCTCTTGATGTATTAAAGTACAATGCTTCTTTAGTTCTGGGCAACTCACACGTGTCACTAGGACTTGCGACCAGGCTGCCACAAGCCTACAAACCCATCGGAGGTTACCATATAGATACCGTGGTCAAACCGCTGCCGGAC GATTTGAAGAACCTCTTAGACAATGCGAAGGACGGTTTAATTTACTTCAGCATGGGCTCCAATTTGAAGAGCAAGTATCTGCCAGCGTCAATCAAGAAAGATTTGCTGGATTTGTTTGGTAGCTTGAAGCAAACAGTACTTTGGAAGTTCGAAGAGGTTCTACCGAATCTGCCATCAAATGTCCACATTGTGCATTGGGCGCCTCAGCAAAGTATATTAG CCCATCCTAATTGCATCTTTTTCATTAGTCACGGTGGTCTACTGTCTACCACTGAGGCTGTCCACTTTGGCAAACCAATTATAGGTATCCCGGTCTTTGGAGACCAATTTAATAACGTCTACAGAGCTGTTAAGAAGGGTTTCGCCAAGAAAGTGAATCTAGCATATGACATGAAAGATAAATTGAAAGCTGCTATTGATGATTTGCTAATTAATAAAAG ttatGCAGAAAAAGCGAAAGAGCTATCGCTGGTCTATCACGACCGTCCCGTCCACCCGGCCAAGGAGATGGTGCATTGGGTGGAACACGTGGTGAAGACACGAGGCGCCCCCCACCTCCGCTCACCAGCCCTGGACGTGCCACTCTATCAGAAACTGTACCTGGATCTTATAGCTTTAGTCTTATCGGTCTTGTATGTGGTAAAGAAGATAGCAGTGAAATTGTGTTACTCAAAGAAAGATATGAATAAAACGAAGAGGGATTAG